Proteins encoded within one genomic window of Macrotis lagotis isolate mMagLag1 chromosome 3, bilby.v1.9.chrom.fasta, whole genome shotgun sequence:
- the LOC141516094 gene encoding thymosin beta-15A homolog, producing MCDKPDLSEVEKFDNKLKKTNTEEKNTLPSQETIEQEKESAKSS from the coding sequence ATGTGTGACAAACCAGACCTCTCCGAAGTGGAGAAATTTGACAATAAGCTGAAAAAGACCaacacagaagagaaaaacaCTCTTCCTTCCCAGGAAACCattgaacaggagaaggaaagtGCCAAGTCTTCCTAG
- the GAR1 gene encoding H/ACA ribonucleoprotein complex subunit 1 produces MSFRGGGRGGGGFNRGGFSRGGGHYRGGGGRGGERGGGRGGRGARGGERGGGFGRGGFGRGGGGRGGFQKGGYNEGPPESVVVLGEFLHPCEDDIVCKCITHENKVPYFNAPVYLENKEQIGKVDEIFGQLRDFYFSVKLSENMKASSFKKLQKFYIDPYKLLPLQRFLPRPPGEKAPPRGGGRGGRGGGGRGGGRGGRGGGGRGGGFRGGRGGGGFRGGRGGGGFRGRGR; encoded by the exons ATGTCCTTTCGAGGCGGAGGCCGCGGCGGGGGCGGCTTTAACCGCGGGGGCTTCAGCCGGGGCGGCGGCCACTACCGCGGCGGCGGAGGGCGAGGCGGCGAGCGCGGCGGCGGCCGAGGGGGCCGAGGGGCCCGGGGCGGCGAGCGCGGCGGCGGCTTCGGCCGCGGAGGCTTCGGCCGCGGAGGCGGGGGCCGCGGAGGCTTCCAGAAGGGCGGCTACAACGAGGGACCCCCGGAAAGCGTGGTCG TATTAGGAGAATTCTTGCATCCTTGTGAAGATGACATTGTTTGCAAATGCATAACGCATGAAAATAAAGTGCCTTATTTCAATGCTCCAGTTTATTTAGAAAACAAAGAACAGATTGGTAAAGTTGATGAGATATTTGGACAACTTAGAGATTTT tatttttcagTTAAACTGTCAGAAAACATGAAGgcctcttcttttaaaaaattacaaaag TTTTATATTGACCCATATAAACTGCTACCCCTGCAAAGGTTCTTACCTCGACCACCAGGTGAAAAAGCACCTCCAAGAGGTGGTGgcagagggggaagaggaggtggtggcagaggaggaggaagaggaggtagaggtggaggaggaagaggtg GtggatttagaggtggaagaggTGGTGGAGGTTTCAGAGGTGGTCGAGGAGGTGGTGGCTTCAGAG GTAGGGGACGTTAA